In Drosophila nasuta strain 15112-1781.00 chromosome 2R, ASM2355853v1, whole genome shotgun sequence, a single genomic region encodes these proteins:
- the LOC132784018 gene encoding palmitoyltransferase ZDHHC6, whose amino-acid sequence MVAVFVYLCASKVSVVFITVLTVHTVKFYLKIMCAALSGFRRFLHWGPITALSIIKCITLTTLYMNSMWWPPNESFAAFAHQALFLLLSTLATYNYIMATVTGPGLLPKQWQPKDPKDTEFLQFCKECEGYKAPRSHHCRKCNRCVKKMDHHCPWINHCVGWANHAYFTYFLLFSILGSIQGSVVLSCSFYRGIYRYYYLTHGLAHLASVQFTVGSIIMCILGMGLAIGVVIGLSMLLYIQLKTIVSNQTGIEIWIVEKALYRRYRSQTEEPYVYPYDLGWRSNLRQVFNDECQTRGDGIEWPVVEGCNQYSLTCEQLAQKEEKRARTRTYKCIANVSGRWLPIFSQGWRVCVSAPCTDEPRIRLQPGDIIRVTRFRRHWLFGEREVSDTLQKRKSPRRGPIRGWFPRRCVVGLSEVPDSADSSEDSPKGKAAPAAFAAIAGNSNGNGHSHLKQQQRNGHSKKYM is encoded by the exons ATGGtcgctgtttttgtttacCTGTGCGCCAGCAAAGTGTCGGTCGTCTTTATTACCGTTCTGACCGTCCACACagttaaattctatttaaaaataatgtgtgCCGCGCTATCAGGCTTTCGGCGCTTTCTTCACTGGGGCCCCATCACCGCACTAA GCATCATTAAGTGCATCACGCTGACGACACTCTACATGAACTCGATGTGGTGGCCACCAAATGAATCGTTTGCCGCCTTCGCCCATCAGGCTTTGTTCCTGCTACTCTCCACTTTGGCCACATACAATTACATCATGGCCACGGTGACAGGTCCCGGCTTGCTACCCAAACAATGGCAGCCCAAG GACCCCAAGGACACGGAGTTCCTGCAGTTCTGCAAAGAGTGTGAGGGCTATAAAGCTCCTCGATCCCATCACTGCCGCAAAT GCAATCGCTGTGTGAAGAAGATGGATCATCATTGCCCCTGGATCAATCATTGCGTTGGCTGGGCCAATCACGCCTACTTCACATATTTTCTGCTCTTCTCCATTCTGGGCAGTATTCAGGGATCAGTGGTGCTTAGTTGTTCCTTCTATCGCGGCATTTACCGCTACTATTATTTGACCCATGGCCTGGCGCACTTGGCCAGCGTTCAGTTCACGGTGGGCAGTATTATAATGTGCATACTGGGCATGGGTCTGGCCATTGGTGTCGTGATTGGCCTCAGCATGCTGCTGTACATTCAACTCAAGACGATTGTCAGCAATCAAACGGGCATCGAAATTTGGATTGTGGAGAAGGCGCTCTATCGTCGCTACAGATCGCAAACGGAGGAGCCGTATGTGTATCCCTATGATCTGGGCTGGCGAAGCAATCTGCGTCAGGTGTTCAATGACGAGTGTCAAACTCGCGGCGACGGCATCGAATGGCCCGTCGTAGAAGGTTGCAATCAGTACTCACTAACA TGCGAACAGCTGGCCCAGAAGGAGGAGAAGAGAGCGCGCACACGCACCTACAAGTGCATAGCGAATGTCTCTGGTCGCTGGCTGCCCATATTCTCACAAGGCTGGCGCGTGTGCGTCAGTGCTCCTTGCACCGATGAGCCACGCATTCGCCTGCAACCGGGCGACATCATCAGGGTGACGCGTTTCCGTCGTCACTGGCTGTTTGGAGAGCGGGAAGTCAGCGATACGCTGCAGAAGCGGAAGTCGCCAAGAAGAGGTCCTATTCGTGGTTGGTTTCCTCGGCGCTGTGTTGTGGGACTCAGCGAAGTGCCTGATTCGGCGGACAGCAGCGAAGATAGTCCAAAAGGCAAAGCTGCTCCAGCTGCTTTTGCGGCAATAGCTGGCAATAGTAATGGCAATGGGCACAGCCatctgaagcagcagcaacgcaatGGACACAGTAAGAAGTATATGTAA
- the LOC132784024 gene encoding uncharacterized protein LOC132784024: MSSSVFSEAPSTRPNGADGDSNLVVVYSKNGISFDERAIENIMEEKSIASISVVRLTSPTPSMMEQEETERLEELERFLEANSDRDDSDAELRDTENESQSGGEELISEKDHVTGDDNENNSGAENNDDSTEAEEAEAPKVKKRPGRKPKPKKQKKRRKPKERPQIVGLSVEQFYAEGSADMVVKNALKLAGLSLFKRTPETDALIEIIKNDHNYTPFTSPEQMKAKKAAEKVALERQTAQGRKFIVQTQPNIKVLSAKKRIQVLPFNQVTKPQATQLAPRQLQPVARPQLVRPVQASLPIAKPQQIIVAGPRPVRSNVKVISIATEDLIEDDDDANNSSATADEENGDTEELSEPSDDSRETDNDRDSDIDFKMNNSRNSNANKRKRIKKLSKRPNTQQPPRNQTVHVVRVPPATTATTPTQFPSFKRRKEPQTESHLGVPAIGQIVQLNTKAAPTSVIALGSIPSTSFLKVRPTHKSLPIKAKVQAIEATRLTASPAATKLRRPPMSKVAAGFATPPQDVKEIIISKNLSSPKGVFTNLNSLLGDSNNSTHLTASSDAPKQRLLATPITPKTSLNMALASPSSSSSSVAAPSKGFMPIGVETASTHKLPAQIVIETHQSSSELAAENDKQLDLINSIVQDELRKVSLVEQPPASADETIPNLVKMLESSAAGLDPVGEANAVPIVDVVNVASIPNQSHNSNNFNANIATVATAVSGNVNDVENIDIGSARLLDTPDEDEITADFLQHVVGLIEEDKQFEAEVVKQVLASTESGGLDAIANAVVAPPIFETVSQLTTIAQPNEYQPPIIVSNSLSNLPIACSTPSRSSSSTTATTMSTLLQSPDVKVVRGNGRVIYLPPIEAPTTRAKRRAQNPAASTTTSSDISNISHCEPMLDSSQLANSSLDSDSFIGGSVKRPKRSNKLNTSQTNDADASESQEDDDDPNKLWCICRQPHNNRFMICCDLCEDWYHGTCVNVTKAMGLEMEQNGVDWKCPKCVKRQEEKSQPRITDMLLPKHSGDLTESAALPKQPNETKPTTEAKDFAVPHITGTPILMAKQAKAPQITKPQPKVLHQQQLHFIKLGSGGSNASTSSDQGCVFCKRPARPNSVYCSDECIRKYAQAAIQTQQTDPVLPMSPQLQQPNPLDVKKSKKKDLFEDALRQADAVSKVERINVFERRSGRAITGHMAPSAQHLKKWLQDNPTFEVMQPGNLQPTEIERRQDKRISEQSSAESTPTKTTPATPAQKPVESQNKSIQLLSIPPSSAKKQKPTTSTSKLRSSEKSNSEKSVGKSHAEPVRLNVRQTFKMLMLDRIKYEQANALPNDKSEWLTLAEVDNFVKNMESELYHTFGRDAGAKYKSKYRTLSFNIRDRKNKTLFEKICAKQLEPKQLVRMTAAELASQELAKWREEENRHQLEIIKKSELDLLSRAQNYLVKTHKGEEVINTPVDVTLPDEELAEQSADKEMQIDSSDSKRSSHSTDPSLIATDTSSKELELERSAGKEKNAKSKEKERSADKDRERDKRHKNHKNHHHSTSKRSRSRSSSRSRSMEKRSHKRHHHDSDADKEKEASSSRDKQANKVRAEKEKVVLANKPAEKKTEPPLVFNLIDQILESEKTVEQAANLKVPTKQTLKTMPVATKTAPKSDERPVSLDKYGRYLHSLSSPPIWSGNVHMVDVTAFDVVIHPVHGDTSQLAKLLPTNLDVIGRITRVNVWDYLKKIKKSPTKEIVIVNLFPASASNTINFDSFYEYLDTRQRLGVLGADAEQIRDFYIFPLGSRDKLPSVLQTTETVPFYEDTRRPNTLLGIIVRCLSKKLATMSQTLPLPSLPTASNKTAKVINKTRAKTTFTPPSSPKRKRSTHSTSSKDDEFDIDAIIKAPIAKLHKTNISIDSTSSDDPNAPYSPGGSSDDNDDLAASNPINKDELERKVNEINKQIAAQRKEIAGLLNVESPVLTQPSPLSNAIANISSISNLNNILASLKNKTETIAKASAGDDEEYNPEDAIASNSSYGMAGTRIPENATRTKSRLAQLSEAELLSMVPDNLVDDLAPSTRHNEEPPPPGV; encoded by the exons ATGTCCAGTTCGGTGTTTAGTGAGGCCCCCAGTACACGGCCAAATGGCGCCGATGGCGATTCCAACCTTGTCGTTGTCTATAGCAAAAatggcatttcatttgatgAGCGTGCTATTGAAAATATCATGG agGAAAAATCAATTGCCAGCATTAGCGTTGTGCGTTTAACATCGCCTACGCCCAGCATGATGGAACAGGAGGAAACGGAGCGTCTGGAGGAACTAGAGCGTTTCCTTGAGGCCAATTCGGATCGCGATGATTCCGATGCGGAGCTGCGGGACACGGAGAATGAGAGTCAAAGTGGCGGTGAAGAGCTCATCAGCGAAAAGGATCATGTTACCGGCGATGATAATGAAAACAATAGTGGCGCCGAAAATAATGACGACTCTACAGAAGCAGAGGAAGCCGAGGCACCAAAGGTGAAGAAGCGTCCTGGTCGTAAGCCCAAGccgaaaaagcaaaagaaacgTCGCAAGCCAAAGGAACGACCGCAAATTGTTGGCCTTAGTGTTGAGCAGTTTTATGCGGAAGGTTCTGCAGACATGGTAGTGAAGAATGCGCTGA AATTGGCTGGCTTGTCGCTATTCAAACGAACACCGGAAACGGATGCACTTATAGAGATTATCAAAAACGATCACAACTATACGCCCTTCACTTCGCCCGAACAAATGAAGGCTAAGAAGGCCGCCGAGAAAGTGGCGTTGGAAAGGCAAACAGCACAAGGTCGTAAATTCATTGTGCAGACGCAGCCCAACATCAAAGTGTTGAGTGCCAAGAAGCGCATCCAGGTACTGCCGTTTAACCAAGTGACAAAGCCGCAAGCAACGCAACTAGCGCCAAGGCAATTGCAACCGGTGGCCAGGCCACAGTTGGTGAGACCTGTGCAGGCGTCGCTACCAATTGCAAAACCGCAGCAAATCATTGTGGCGGGACCACGACCAGTTCGCAGTAATGTCAAAGTGATTAGCATCGCCACCGAAGATCTCATTGAGGATGATGacgatgccaacaacagcTCGGCCACCGCGGACGAAGAGAATGGCGACACCGAAGAGCTGAGTGAGCCAAGCGATGATTCGCGTGAAACGGACAACGATCGCGACAGTGACATTGATTTTAAGATGAACAACAGCCGCAACAGTAACGCGAACAAACGCAAACGCATCAAGAAGCTCTCCAAGCGACCCAATACACAGCAGCCCCCGCGAAATCAAACGGTGCATGTGGTCAGGGtgccaccagcaacaacagccacaacaccAACTCAGTTTCCTAGTTTCAAGCGACGCAAGGAGCCGCAGACGGAGAGCCACTTGGGTGTACCTGCTATTGGACAAATTGTGCAGCTCAATACGAAGGCGGCGCCCACATCCGTGATTGCCTTAGGCAGCATACCAAGCACATCGTTCCTGAAAGTACGTCCCACTCACAAGTCCCTGCCCATCAAAGCCAAAGTGCAAGCAATTGAAGCTACACGCCTGACTGCGTCTCCAGCTGCCACCAAGTTGAGACGACCGCCAATGTCAAAGGTGGCAGCGGGATTTGCAACGCCACCGCAAGATGTCAAAGAGATTATAATCAGTAAGAATCTATCCAGTCCGAAGGGTGTGTTCACCAATCTAAACAGTTTACTGGGTGACAGCAACAATTCCACGCACCTAACAGCTTCGTCGGATGCGCCAAAACAACGTCTACTGGCTACACCTATTACGCCTAAGACGAGCCTAAACATGGCGTTAGCATCgccatcttcatcatcatcctctGTCGCTGCGCCTTCTAAGGGCTTTATGCCCATTGGCGTGGAGACGGCATCCACACACAAATTACCCGCACAGATTGTCATCGAGACGCATCAGAGCTCTTCTGAGCTGGCGGCCGAAAACGACAAGCAACTGGATCTCATCAATTCGATAGTGCAGGATGAGTTGCGGAAGGTATCGTTGGTGGAACAGCCACCAGCAAGTGCTGACGAGACCATACCCAATTTGGTCAAAATGCTGGAGAGCAGTGCGGCTGGACTCGATCCGGTTGGCGAGGCAAATGCTGTTCCTATTGTTGACGTTGTCAACGTAGCAAGCATACCAAACCAATCACATAATAGtaacaatttcaatgcaaacaTAGCAACCGTTGCAACAGCTGTTAGTGGCAATGTTAACGATGTGGAAAACATTGATATTGGCAGTGCTCGTTTGTTGGATACACCAGATGAGGATGAGATTACAGCCGATTTTCTGCAACACGTCGTTGGGCTTATCGAAGAGGACAAACAATTTGAGGCCGAAGTTGTAAAACAAGTGTTGGCGAGCACAGAATCGGGCGGTCTAGATGCCATTGCCAATGCTGTGGTAGCGCCTCCCATATTTGAGACTGTCAGTCAATTGACAACCATAGCTCAG CCGAACGAATATCAGCCTCCCATTATTGTGTCGAATTCATTGAGCAATTTACCAATAGCGTGTAGCACTCCATCGCGTAGCAGCAGtagcacaacagcaacaacgatgtCAACATTACTGCAAAGTCCTGATGTAAAGGTGGTGCGTGGCAATGGTCGCGTCATTTACCTGCCACCGATTGAGGCGCCTACAACTCGAGCAAAGCGTCGTGCTCAGAATCCGGCCGCATCGACAACGACATCATCAGATATTAGCAATATTTCGCACTGTGAACCAATGCTGGATAGCAGTCAATTGGCCAACAGCAGTCTAGACAGTGATAGCTTTAT CGGCGGCAGCGTAAAGCGACCCAAACGATCGAATAAACTGAACACCAGTCAAACCAACGATGCGGATGCCTCAGAATCTCAAGAGGACGACGATGATCCCAATAA GCTATGGTGCATTTGTCGTCAACCCCACAATAATCGTTTCATGATTTGTTGTGATTTGTGCGAGGATTGGTATCACGGCACTTGTGTCAACGTCACAAAAGCCATGGGTCTGGAAATGGAGCAGAACGGCGTTGACTGGAAGTGTCCGAAGTGCGTCAAGCGACAGGAAGAGAAG AGTCAACCACGCATTACGGACATGTTGTTACCTAAGCACAGCGGTGACCTGACGGAAAGTGCAGCGTTACCCAAGCAACCAAACGAAACCAAAccaacaacagaagcaaagGACTTTGCAGTACCCCATATCACAGGCACACCAATACTGATGGCGAAACAAGCTAAAGCTCCACAAATCACAAAACCACAACCCAAAGTGTTGCACCAACAGCAGTTGCACTTCATCAAGCTTGGCAGTGGTGGTAGCAATGCTTCAACATCCTCAGATCAAGGTTGTGTTTTCTGTAAGCGTCCGGCACGTCCCAATTCGGTTTATTGTAGTGATGAATGCATTCGCAAGTACGCACAGGCCGCGATACAGACGCAACAAACAGACCCTGTGCTGCCAATGTCGCCACAGCTACAACAACCAAATCCTCTTGATGTCAAGAAGAGCAAAAAGAAGGATTTGTTTGAGGATGCACTTCGGCAAGCGGATGCAGTATCAAAGGTGGAGCGG ATCAATGTGTTTGAGCGTCGCAGTGGTCGAGCCATCACAGGACATATGGCGCCTAGTGCACAACATCTAAAGAAGTGGCTGCAGGACAATCCCACCTTTGAGGTAATGCAGCCCGGCAATTTGCAACCCACGGAAATAGAG CGACGGCAAGACAAACGCATCTCGGAACAGTCCTCCGCAGAGTCGACGCCCACCAAAACTACACCTGCAACCCCAGCTCAAAAACCAGTCGAGTCTCAAAATAAGTCTATACAGCTGCTTTCAATACCGCCGAGCTctgccaaaaagcaaaagcccacaacctcaacctcaaaACTACGCTCTTCAGAGAAGAGCAACTCGGAAAAATCGGTTGGTAAGTCGCACGCTGAACCCGTACGCCTGAATGTGCGTCAAACATTCAAGATGCTAATGCTTGATCGCATTAAGTATGAACAAGCAAACGCGTTACCAAACGACAAATCCGAGTGGTTAACATTAGCGGAGGTGGACAACTTTGTGAAGAACATGGAGTCTGAATTGTATCACACATTTGGACGGGACGCGGGTGCCAAATACAAGTCAAAGTATCGAACGTTGTCGTTCAACATCAGGGATCGCAAGAATAAAACGCTCTTCGAGAAGATATGTGCCAAACAATTGGAACCCAAGCAGTTAGTGCGCATGACGGCCGCCGAACTGGCCAGCCAAGAGTTGGCCAAATGGCGAGAGGAGGAGAATCGTCATCAGTTGGAAATCATTAAGAAGTCTGAACTCGATTTGCTGTCACGGGCACAAAACTATTTGGTAAAAACGCATAAGGGCGAAGAAGTTATCAATACGCCGGTAGATGTTACGCTACCCGATGAAGAACTGGCAGAGCAGAGCGCCGATAAAGAAATGCAGATCGATAGCTCCGACAGCAAGAGATCTTCTCATTCTACTGACCCATCATTAATTGCCACAGACACATCCAGCAAAGAGCTTGAACTGGAGCGTTCGGCGGGCAAAGAGAAGAACGCCAAGTCGAAAGAAAAGGAACGTTCTGCTGATAAAGATAGGGAACGCGACAAGCGTCACAAGAACCACAAGAATCATCATCATAGCACCTCCAAACGAAGCCGGAGTCGGTCgagcagtcgcagtcgcagcatGGAGAAGCGTAGCCATAAACGGCATCATCACGACTCCGATGCAGACAAAGAAAAAGAGGCGTCTTCATCACGTGACAAGCAAGCCAATAAGGTGCGTGCTGAAAAGGAGAAAGTGGTGCTTGCCAATAAGCCAGCTGAAAAGAAAACGGAGCCACCTTTAGTGTTCAATTTGATTGATCAAATCCTGGAGTCTGAGAAGACAGTCGAGCAAGCGGCCAATTTAAAAGTGCCCACAAAGCAGACACTAAAGACTATGCCCGTTGCAACAAAGACCGCACCCAAATCCGATGAACGCCCCGTGAGTTTAGATAAATACGGTCGCTATCTGCACAGTTTGTCCAGTCCACCTATTTGGTCCGGCAATGTGCATATGGTAGACGTCACCGCCTTTGATGTGGTCATACATCCGGTGCACGGCGATACAAGTCAGCTAGCCAAGTTGTTGCCTACGAATTTAGATGTTATTGGTCGTATAACGCGTGTGAACGTCTGGGATTATCTGAAGAAGATCAAGAAAAGTCCCACCAAGGAGATTGTCATTGTGAACTTATTTCCTGCCAGTGCCTCGAACACCATTAACTTCGACAGCTTCTACGAGTATCTCGACACTCGTCAACGTCTTGGTGTCTTGGGTGCCGATGCGGAGCAGATTCGTGATTTCTACATATTCCCATTGGGATCGCGGGACAAACTGCCCAGTGTGCTGCAGACGACGGAGACTGTGCCCTTCTACGAGGATACACGGCGTCCAAACACGCTGCTGGGCATAATTGTGCGCTGCTTGAGTAAGAAATTGGCAACCATGAGTCAAACACTGCCTCTTCCGTCATTGCCCACTGCCAGCAACAAGACTGCAAAG GTGATAAACAAGACGCGAGCTAAAACAACATTCACGCCACCTAGCAGTCCAAAACGCAAACGTAGCACGCATTCGACGAGCTCCAAAGATGATGAGTTCGACATCGATGCGATCATCAAAGCGCCCATAGCCAAGTTGCATAAGA caaacatttcaattgattcGACTAGCTCGGACGATCCGAATGCGCCTTATTCGCCAGGCGGCAGCTCTGACGATAACGATGACTTGGCAGCGTCAAATCCAATCAATAAGGATGAGCTGGAGCGTAAAGTGAATGagattaataaacaaatagcCGCACAACGCAAGGAGATTGCCGGCCTGCTTAATGTTGAGTCACCT GTTCTTACCCAGCCTTCGCCATTGTCTAATGCAATAGCCAACATATCGAGTATTTCCAATCTGAACAATATACTGGCCAGCCTAAAGAACAAAACTGAAACCATTGCCAAGGCAAGTGCTGGCGATGATGAGGAATATAATCCAGAGGATGCCATCGCCTCAAACAGCTCCTACGGCATGG CAGGTACAAGAATTCCGGAGAATGCAACCAGAACCAAGAGTCGCTTGGCGCAGCTAAGTGAAGCTGAGCTTCTTAGTATGGTGCCGGACAATTTGGTGGATGATCTGGCGCCAAGCACCCGACACAATGAGGAGCCTCCACCGCCCGGTGTTTAG
- the LOC132784023 gene encoding c-Myc-binding protein homolog, whose translation MSFKPIDPKRDEIRRYLERGSVLDSLTKVFIRVIKERPENPMEYIRNNIGIVRHQHDKYERLAQDLQEANEEIQRLRAIINSINPDVLQTPHIPIDSEPTAVAEKVMDDATAAEGEVSQNTNGGDKATSSNPDELVAAVENYHLEEEEPNKAVVSAEVTKSVQDSSTQSTTVQAEPSTE comes from the exons ATGTCCTTTAAG CCAATCGATCCCAAACGCGATGAGATACGTCGCTATCTTGAGCGCGGCAGCGTTCTCGATTCGTTGACGAAAGTCTTCATACGCGTGATCAAAGAGCGTCCGGAAAATCCAATGGAATACATACGCAACAACATTGGAATCGTGAGGCACCAGCACGACAAGTACGAGCGCCTCGCACAGGATTTGCAAGAGGCGAACGAAGAGATTCAACGTTTGCGTGCCATTATCAACAGCATAAACCCCGACGTGCTGCAGACACCACACATTCCCATAGATTCCGAGCCAACGGCAGTCGCAGAGAAGGTGATGGATGATGCAACCGCCGCCGAGGGTGAAGTCAGTCAGAATACCAATGGTGGCGATAAAGCAACATCTTCGAACCCTGATGAGTTGGTCGccgctgtcgaaaattatcaCCTTGAGGAGGAGGAGCCAAACAAGGCTGTGGTCTCTGCTGAGGTCACCAAGAGCGTTCAAGATAGCTCAACCCAAAGCACAACCGTCCAAGCTGAGCCCAGCACCgaataa
- the LOC132784020 gene encoding uncharacterized protein LOC132784020, whose translation MDIFENTFVRGPSPSYSDEANSETALSVTLPIGAADMDLGRIDSKTDTVNYFDEKMNCSYDNDSCSHLHPVRQGRNSFAFWTAVVVLLLLTIGNLILTLTIMGVLRLGKGVQGMELIPELDLIKFYDETDLDRIQTNSMGIHGFSDVPVSISSDGEDSGVNLRVFRNSNSGSITERDRVVLNKDGMVIQANLFEIKDPADRSTVFTTHRPQYSMPSGMDGVLHAKVASTSRIASPIGVPLLMDSDGHIAVKGSEGVFLDGSTIDLQVEHHVAINSTQGATILEAGTGIFLDMVRIPIANSELGLRTGSVQYKICVCMPAGILFRIAIPRVHNGPKISCAHFDSQHDPCEVN comes from the coding sequence ATGGATATCTTTGAAAATACCTTTGTCCGAGGGCCATCGCCATCCTACTCCGACGAAGCGAACTCGGAGACAGCCTTGTCTGTCACCTTACCCATTGGCGCTGCTGACATGGACCTAGGACGCATCGATTCGAAAACGGACACGGTGAATTATTTCGATGAGAAAATGAACTGTTCATACGACAACGACAGCTGCTCCCATTTGCATCCTGTGCGCCAGGGACGCAATAGTTTTGCCTTTTGGACCGCTGTGGTGGTGTTGCTATTGCTTACAATTGGCAATTTAATCCTGACACTGACTATTATGGGTGTGTTGCGTCTAGGCAAGGGAGTACAGGGTATGGAGCTGATTCCCGAGCtggatttaattaaattctatgATGAAACGGATCTGGATCGCATTCAAACCAATTCCATGGGCATCCATGGTTTTTCCGATGTGCCTGTGTCGATCAGCAGTGACGGCGAAGACAGTGGCGTTAATCTACGAGTCTTTCGTAATTCGAACAGCGGTAGCATAACCGAACGTGATCGTGTTGTGCTTAATAAGGATGGCATGGTTATACAGGCGAATCTCTTTGAGATTAAAGATCCAGCTGATCGTTCAACTGTTTTCACCACACACCGCCCACAGTATAGCATGCCATCAGGTATGGATGGAGTGCTGCATGCAAAGGTTGCGAGCACTAGTCGCATCGCTAGTCCAATTGGTGTTCCTTTGCTCATGGATAGTGACGGACATATTGCTGTTAAGGGCTCTGAAGGTGTTTTCCTGGATGGCTCCACAATAGACCTGCAAGTCGAGCATCATGTGGCCATCAATTCAACCCAAGGTGCCACCATTCTCGAGGCCGGAACAGGCATATTTCTGGATATGGTTCGCATACCAATTGCTAATTCGGAGCTGGGACTACGCACCGGGAGTGTGCAGTACAAGATTTGTGTCTGCATGCCAGCGGGCATTCTCTTTCGCATTGCAATTCCACGCGTCCATAACGGACCCAAGATATCCTGTGCCCATTTCGACAGTCAGCACGATCCATGCGAAGTTAACTAA
- the LOC132784017 gene encoding xaa-Pro dipeptidase, translated as MATYQMGSCHAVPMTLFKNNRDKVTKAVLSNLQESLKFEAGSLQLLLEGGKDKSLYNTDVDYVFRQESYFQYLFGVKEPGCWGILNIDVKSSTSRSVLFVPRLPELYETWMGQLLTTDDFKVMYEVDEVYFEDELEAYLERTAPKLILTLSGTNSDSGLTMQPPEFAGKEKYVVNCDALYPIISECRVIKSAEEIEVLRYVAKVSSDAHIKVMEFIRPGRMEYEGESVFLHHAYAVGGCRHASYTCICGSGTNSAILHYGHAGAPNNRPIQDGELCLFDMGANYCGYAADITCTFPANGKFTEDQKFIYNAVLDARNAVMNTARDGVSWVDMHRLAGRVLLERLKAGGMLNGDVDEMLEAGLSGVFQPHGLGHLLGLDVHDVGGYLPAEPLRPSEEWLSKLRFARVLRAGMYVTVEPGCYFIGRLMNNALANPELRKFLNVEVFERFRNFGGVRIEDDVLITKTGTENFAIVPRTVEEIEAAMAAK; from the coding sequence ATGGCCACCTATCAAATGGGATCATGTCACGCAGTGCCGATGACTTTGTTCAAAAACAACCGAGACAAAGTCACCAAGGCTGTGCTTAGCAATCTGCAAGAGAGCCTCAAGTTTGAAGCTGGCTCACTGCAATTACTGCTGGAGGGTGGCAAGGACAAGAGTTTGTACAACACTGACGTGGACTATGTGTTTCGCCAGGAGTCGTACTTCCAATACCTGTTTGGCGTTAAGGAGCCAGGTTGCTGGGGTATTCTGAACATTGATGTGAAGTCCAGCACTTCAAGATCTGTGCTCTTTGTTCCTCGTTTGCCAGAGCTCTACGAAACTTGGATGGGACAACTGCTCACTACAGATGATTTCAAAGTAATGTACGAGGTAGATGAAGTGTATTTTGAGGATGAACTCGAAGCGTATCTGGAGAGAACCGCACCCAAGTTAATATTGACGCTCAGTGGCACAAACAGCGATAGTGGCCTGACCATGCAACCGCCAGAGTTTGCGGGCAAGGAGAAGTATGTGGTCAACTGTGACGCTCTCTATCCAATCATATCAGAGTGTCGCGTTATCAAGTCCGCGGAGGAAATCGAAGTGCTGCGCTATGTGGCCAAAGTATCATCTGATGCTCACATTAAGGTCATGGAGTTCATTCGCCCCGGTCGCATGGAGTACGAAGGTGAATCGGTTTTCTTGCACCATGCCTACGCTGTGGGTGGTTGTCGCCACGCCTCCTACACCTGCATCTGTGGTAGCGGCACCAATTCGGCAATCCTGCATTATGGACATGCCGGAGCCCCGAACAATCGTCCCATTCAGGATGGGGAATTGTGTTTGTTCGATATGGGTGCCAATTATTGTGGCTATGCTGCCGATATCACTTGCACTTTTCCGGCCAATGGCAAGTTCACAGAGGATCAGAAATTCATCTATAATGCTGTGTTGGATGCACGCAATGCTGTGATGAATACCGCCCGCGATGGTGTCTCCTGGGTGGACATGCATCGGCTGGCGGGACGTGTCCTGCTCGAGCGTCTGAAGGCGGGTGGCATGTTGAATGGCGATGTGGATGAAATGCTCGAGGCGGGCCTCTCTGGCGTCTTTCAGCCGCATGGTTTGGGCCATTTGCTGGGTCTCGATGTACACGATGTGGGAGGTTATCTGCCGGCGGAGCCACTACGTCCCAGTGAGGAGTGGCTGAGCAAGTTGCGCTTCGCACGCGTTCTGAGGGCGGGCATGTATGTGACCGTTGAGCCGGGCTGCTATTTCATTGGCAGGCTGATGAACAATGCGCTGGCTAATCCCGAGTTACGTAAATTCCTGAATGTGGAGGTGTTTGAGCGATTCCGTAACTTTGGCGGCGTGCGCATTGAAGATGATGTGCTGATTACGAAGACGGGCACCGAGAACTTTGCAATTGTGCCGCGCACAGTGGAGGAAATCGAggcagcaatggcagcaaaaTAA